The Methylocystis echinoides genome includes a region encoding these proteins:
- a CDS encoding acyl--CoA ligase — protein MTASRTLESLLRAAPDGAVALGAAGAPPLSFGRLRALAKETVATLNRVGVGRGDRVAIALQNGPEMAAAFLSIVQGATAVPLNPAYTLDEFELYLKDLEVGALVVAAGEASPALEAAKRLGVRVLTLTPCGGGAGDFIITGGAAAAGAAGKGSVGPEDIALILHTSGTTSRPKIVPLTQRNVAASAENIARTLDFSQSDRGLNIMPLFHVHGIVAGLLAPLSRGGSVFCSTGYNPVKFYGWMEEAKPTWYTAVPTMHQGILSFAAQNREVIARHPLRFIRSSSASLPVRVIEALEAAFQAPVIESYGMTEAAHQMASNPLHGPRKPGSVGQAAGPEVEIIDEAGRIAPAGVAGEIVIRGENVMAGYENNAAANAESFVNGWFRTGDQGVKDVDGYFRLTGRLKEIINRGGEKISPQEVDAALMDHPAVEQAVAFAVPNEKLGEDVAAAVVLQAGKSVSEQELKAFLAERLAPFKVPRQIVFVDDIPRGPTGKLQRAGLAQRLGLAAA, from the coding sequence ATGACCGCCAGCCGCACGCTCGAAAGCCTCCTTCGCGCCGCGCCCGACGGCGCCGTCGCGCTTGGCGCGGCCGGCGCGCCGCCGCTTTCCTTCGGCAGGCTGCGCGCGCTCGCCAAGGAGACCGTTGCGACGCTCAATCGCGTCGGCGTCGGCCGCGGCGACCGGGTCGCGATCGCGCTTCAGAACGGCCCCGAAATGGCCGCCGCCTTCCTTTCGATCGTGCAGGGAGCGACCGCCGTGCCGCTCAACCCCGCCTATACGCTCGACGAGTTCGAACTTTACCTTAAGGATCTCGAGGTCGGGGCGCTCGTTGTCGCGGCGGGGGAGGCCTCGCCCGCGCTCGAAGCGGCGAAAAGGCTCGGCGTCCGCGTGCTCACGCTGACGCCATGCGGCGGCGGCGCCGGCGATTTTATCATTACCGGCGGCGCAGCGGCCGCGGGCGCGGCGGGGAAGGGCTCTGTCGGCCCGGAGGACATCGCGCTCATCCTTCATACCTCGGGCACCACCTCGCGGCCGAAAATCGTGCCGCTCACGCAGCGCAATGTCGCGGCCTCGGCGGAAAACATCGCCCGGACCCTCGACTTCAGCCAAAGCGACCGCGGGCTGAACATCATGCCGCTGTTTCACGTTCACGGGATCGTCGCGGGCCTTCTCGCGCCGCTGTCGCGCGGCGGCTCGGTCTTCTGCTCCACGGGTTACAACCCGGTGAAATTCTACGGCTGGATGGAGGAGGCGAAACCGACCTGGTACACGGCCGTGCCGACGATGCATCAGGGGATCCTGAGCTTCGCCGCGCAGAACAGGGAGGTGATTGCGCGCCACCCGCTGCGCTTCATCCGCTCGTCGTCCGCGTCGCTGCCTGTGCGGGTCATCGAGGCGCTGGAAGCGGCGTTCCAGGCCCCCGTCATCGAGTCCTACGGCATGACCGAGGCGGCGCATCAAATGGCGTCCAACCCGCTGCACGGCCCGCGCAAGCCCGGCTCCGTCGGCCAGGCCGCCGGGCCCGAGGTCGAGATCATCGACGAAGCGGGTCGGATCGCGCCGGCGGGCGTCGCGGGCGAGATCGTGATCCGCGGCGAGAACGTCATGGCCGGCTATGAGAACAATGCGGCGGCCAACGCCGAAAGCTTCGTCAACGGCTGGTTTCGCACCGGCGACCAGGGCGTCAAGGATGTCGACGGCTATTTTCGGCTCACGGGACGTCTGAAGGAAATCATCAACCGCGGCGGCGAGAAAATTTCGCCTCAAGAGGTCGACGCGGCGCTCATGGACCATCCGGCCGTGGAGCAGGCGGTCGCTTTCGCCGTTCCAAACGAGAAGCTCGGCGAGGACGTCGCCGCCGCCGTCGTGCTGCAGGCGGGCAAGAGCGTCTCGGAGCAGGAATTGAAAGCCTTCCTCGCGGAGCGGCTCGCGCCGTTCAAGGTTCCGCGCCAGATCGTCTTCGTCGACGACATCCCGAGGGGCCCGACCGGAAAGCTGCAGCGCGCCGGGCTCGCGCAAAGGCTGGGGCTCGCGGCGGCCTAG
- the oxc gene encoding oxalyl-CoA decarboxylase — MANPDRRDAVTDGLHLIVDALKLNGLDTIFGVVGIPITDLARLAQAEGLKYFGFRHEQSAGHAAAIAGYLTQWPGVCLTVSAPGFLNGLPSLANATVNGFPMIQISGSSDRAIVDLQQGDYEELDQMNAAKPFVKAAYRVNRPEDIGIGVARAIRAATSGRPGGVYLDLPADVLSAVIDKDQGTRSLVEVVDAIPKQPPAPEAIERALDLLAKAKRPLVVLGKGAAYAQADADIARFIEETGVPFLPMSMAKGLLPDNHPQSVEAARSFALAHADVAVLIGARLNWLLAHGKPPHWSPDVQFVQFDIQPTEIDSNRPIAAPVVGDIASSIKALLLALKPGRLPAWTEWRDAIEPQKQKHIADMAARLAADPRPMDFYGALGAVRAVLADKPDVFVVSEGANTLDVGRNVIDMALPRKRLDSGTWGVMGVGMGYAIGAAVVSGQPVVAVEGDSAFGFSGMEIETICRYRLPIVVVILNNGGVYRGDDVNRGGDGAPAVTALSLHGRYDKLIEAFGGTAYNVADPDALTQALSEALAAGAPAIINCAIDPTAGTESGHIGSLNPKSAVSS; from the coding sequence ATGGCCAACCCCGACAGAAGGGACGCCGTCACTGATGGCCTGCATCTCATCGTCGACGCCCTCAAACTCAACGGCCTCGACACGATTTTCGGCGTCGTCGGCATTCCGATCACCGATCTTGCGCGCCTCGCTCAGGCGGAAGGGCTCAAATATTTCGGCTTTCGTCACGAGCAGTCCGCGGGCCACGCCGCCGCGATCGCCGGCTATCTGACCCAATGGCCGGGCGTGTGCCTGACCGTCTCCGCGCCGGGCTTTCTCAACGGACTGCCGTCGCTGGCCAATGCGACGGTAAACGGCTTTCCGATGATTCAGATCAGCGGGTCGAGCGATCGGGCGATCGTCGATCTCCAGCAAGGGGATTATGAGGAGCTCGACCAGATGAACGCCGCCAAGCCTTTCGTCAAGGCGGCCTATCGCGTGAACCGCCCCGAAGATATCGGGATCGGCGTCGCGCGCGCGATCCGGGCGGCGACGTCGGGACGTCCCGGCGGCGTCTATCTCGACCTGCCGGCGGATGTGCTGAGCGCCGTCATCGACAAGGACCAGGGGACGCGCTCTCTGGTCGAGGTCGTCGATGCGATTCCAAAGCAGCCGCCGGCGCCAGAAGCCATCGAGCGCGCGCTCGATCTTCTCGCGAAGGCGAAGCGTCCCCTGGTCGTGCTCGGAAAGGGCGCCGCCTACGCGCAGGCGGACGCGGATATTGCGCGCTTCATCGAGGAGACCGGCGTCCCCTTTCTGCCGATGTCGATGGCGAAGGGCCTCTTGCCGGACAATCACCCGCAATCGGTCGAGGCCGCTCGCTCCTTTGCGCTCGCTCACGCCGACGTGGCGGTTCTCATCGGGGCCCGCCTCAACTGGCTCCTGGCCCACGGCAAGCCGCCGCACTGGTCGCCCGACGTCCAATTCGTCCAGTTCGACATTCAGCCGACGGAGATCGACAGCAACAGGCCGATCGCCGCGCCCGTCGTCGGCGACATCGCCTCTTCGATCAAAGCCCTGCTTCTCGCCTTGAAGCCGGGCCGCCTTCCCGCCTGGACGGAATGGCGCGACGCCATAGAACCGCAGAAGCAAAAGCACATCGCGGACATGGCCGCCCGTCTCGCCGCCGATCCGCGGCCGATGGATTTCTACGGCGCGCTCGGCGCCGTGCGCGCGGTTCTCGCCGACAAGCCGGACGTCTTCGTGGTCAGCGAGGGCGCCAACACGCTCGACGTCGGCCGCAACGTCATCGACATGGCTCTCCCGCGCAAGCGCCTCGACAGCGGAACCTGGGGGGTCATGGGCGTCGGCATGGGATACGCCATCGGCGCCGCGGTCGTCTCGGGACAGCCCGTCGTCGCGGTGGAAGGCGACAGCGCGTTCGGTTTCAGCGGCATGGAGATCGAGACGATCTGCCGCTACAGGCTGCCGATCGTGGTCGTCATTTTGAACAATGGCGGCGTCTACCGCGGCGACGACGTCAACCGCGGCGGCGACGGCGCGCCGGCCGTGACGGCGCTCTCGTTGCACGGGCGCTATGACAAGCTCATCGAAGCCTTTGGCGGAACGGCGTATAACGTCGCCGATCCGGACGCGCTGACGCAGGCCCTCTCCGAGGCGCTCGCGGCCGGCGCGCCGGCGATCATCAACTGCGCCATCGATCCGACCGCCGGAACCGAGAGCGGCCATATCGGCAGCCTCAATCCCAAGAGCGCCGTCAGCTCATAG
- the frc gene encoding formyl-CoA transferase — MTLPLAGVKIIDFTGVQAGPACTQLLAWFGADVLKVELPGVGDVTRRQLRDAPNLDALYFTMLNSNKRSLTLNTKTPEGKKIFEQLIRDADVLVENFAPGALDRMGFPWERLQELNPRLIFGSIKGFGEDSPYADLKVYENVAQCAGGAASTTGFWDGPPTVSAAALGDTNTGMHLAIGLLAALLGRERTGKGQKVSVSMQEAVLNLCRVKLRDQERLEHLGYLEEYPQYPNGTFTDAVPRGGNAGGGGQPGWVLKCKGWETDPNAYLYFTIQEQNWPRTCEAIGKPEWADDPAYATAKARQPHIFDIFAEIERWLADKTKFEAVDILRKFDVPCAPVLSMKEIAYDPALRRSGAIVEVEEELRGKYLTVGSPIKFSDFTPKITGAPLLGEHTDDVLSALGYDAESIARMRANKVV; from the coding sequence ATGACCCTCCCTCTCGCAGGTGTGAAAATCATCGACTTCACCGGCGTCCAGGCGGGACCGGCCTGCACCCAGCTGCTCGCATGGTTCGGCGCCGACGTGCTCAAAGTCGAACTGCCGGGCGTCGGCGACGTGACGCGGCGGCAGCTGCGCGACGCGCCTAATCTCGACGCGCTCTACTTCACGATGCTCAACAGCAATAAGCGTTCGCTGACGCTGAACACGAAGACGCCGGAGGGAAAGAAGATCTTCGAGCAGCTCATCCGCGACGCCGACGTGCTCGTCGAGAACTTCGCGCCGGGCGCGCTGGACCGCATGGGATTTCCCTGGGAGCGTCTGCAGGAGCTCAATCCGCGTTTGATCTTCGGCTCGATCAAGGGCTTCGGCGAGGACTCGCCCTACGCCGATCTGAAGGTCTATGAAAACGTCGCGCAATGCGCCGGCGGCGCCGCCTCGACGACCGGCTTCTGGGACGGACCGCCCACGGTCAGCGCTGCAGCGCTCGGCGACACCAATACCGGAATGCATCTGGCGATCGGCCTGCTCGCCGCGCTGCTGGGGCGCGAGCGCACGGGAAAGGGCCAGAAGGTCTCCGTTTCCATGCAGGAGGCCGTGTTGAACCTCTGCCGGGTGAAGCTGCGCGATCAGGAGCGCCTGGAGCATCTCGGCTATCTCGAGGAATATCCGCAATATCCCAACGGCACGTTCACGGACGCCGTGCCGCGGGGCGGCAATGCGGGCGGCGGCGGGCAGCCGGGCTGGGTTTTGAAGTGCAAGGGATGGGAGACGGATCCCAACGCCTATCTCTATTTCACCATCCAGGAGCAGAACTGGCCGCGGACCTGCGAGGCGATCGGCAAGCCCGAGTGGGCGGACGATCCCGCCTATGCGACCGCCAAAGCGCGTCAACCGCACATCTTCGACATCTTCGCCGAGATCGAGAGATGGCTCGCCGACAAAACGAAATTCGAGGCGGTCGATATTCTGCGCAAATTCGACGTTCCCTGCGCGCCCGTGCTGTCGATGAAGGAGATCGCCTATGATCCCGCCTTGCGGCGCTCGGGCGCGATCGTCGAAGTCGAGGAGGAGTTGCGCGGGAAATATCTGACGGTCGGAAGCCCGATCAAATTCTCCGACTTCACGCCCAAGATCACAGGCGCGCCGCTGCTTGGCGAGCACACCGACGACGTCTTGTCGGCTCTCGGCTACGACGCGGAAAGCATCGCCCGGATGCGCGCGAATAAAGTCGTCTGA
- a CDS encoding polyphosphate kinase 2 family protein, translating into MNFTKRFRIEPGSRVDLSSIDAGFHGRHANDVEAAEELQHHLQRITKLQRALYAERNHSLLIVLQGIDGSGKDGSCWHVMSAMDPQGVQVTGFKQPTAEERDHDFLWRIHPHAPARGNVAIFNRSHYEDVLVVRVHKLAPKEIWKPRFDFINEWEKMLAVENNTTILKFFLYISKDEQLARFKERLDDPTHQWKISATDYSERNRWDDYIEAFEAAVSRCSTAHAPWFVIPSNHKWFRNLALSAIVADALEDMKIEAPKPTVDIEEIRRLYHQASEAETRKKKKSAAGDGKAEDATETPAQS; encoded by the coding sequence ATGAACTTCACGAAACGCTTTCGCATCGAACCCGGCTCCAGGGTCGACCTCTCCTCGATCGACGCCGGATTTCACGGCCGTCACGCCAATGACGTCGAGGCGGCCGAGGAGCTGCAGCATCATTTGCAGCGCATCACCAAATTGCAGCGCGCGCTCTATGCCGAACGCAATCATTCATTGCTCATCGTCCTTCAGGGCATCGACGGCTCCGGCAAGGACGGCTCCTGCTGGCATGTCATGAGCGCCATGGATCCGCAGGGGGTCCAGGTGACGGGGTTCAAACAGCCGACGGCGGAGGAGCGCGACCACGACTTCCTGTGGCGCATTCATCCCCACGCCCCGGCGCGCGGGAATGTGGCGATCTTCAACCGCTCGCATTACGAGGACGTCCTCGTCGTGCGGGTGCACAAGCTCGCGCCCAAGGAAATCTGGAAGCCGCGCTTCGACTTCATCAATGAATGGGAGAAGATGCTCGCGGTCGAGAACAATACGACGATCCTGAAATTCTTCCTCTATATTTCGAAAGACGAGCAGCTCGCGCGCTTCAAGGAGCGTCTCGACGATCCCACGCATCAGTGGAAGATCAGCGCCACCGATTATTCCGAGCGCAACAGATGGGACGATTATATCGAGGCCTTCGAGGCGGCGGTCTCGCGCTGCTCGACCGCGCATGCGCCCTGGTTCGTCATTCCGTCCAATCACAAATGGTTCCGCAATCTCGCTCTGTCCGCGATCGTCGCCGACGCGCTCGAAGATATGAAGATCGAGGCTCCCAAGCCGACGGTGGATATTGAAGAGATCCGCCGGCTCTATCATCAGGCGAGCGAGGCGGAGACCAGAAAGAAGAAGAAATCGGCCGCCGGCGACGGGAAAGCCGAAGACGCGACAGAAACGCCGGCGCAATCGTGA
- a CDS encoding MFS transporter: MTPARATSPASFFSAIDQAPMTWRHYALWLAASGGAFLDGFSVVALGLSLPLLKHEFSLSPLLIGLMGSALVLGAAASAWLGGVLADRFGRKRVLMFDMALIALAAALAAFAPHPWLLVPAQLLTGMGVGADFPTSASYVSEMMPRATRSRMTVATIAMQSVGMLAAALAGIAITRIDPETSDWRLLLGAVGALAVAFLFARMWAPESVRWLAAKGRIDAARALLAQLSRAFHEKPPSTSAQHALAERPIVPAPPSKSHGAGLGTLFGARFRAQTLLVSLPWMLMDVATYGVGLFTPVILGALHFGGAGAGPIAAEFADAKGSALVDLFLLVGFLVSLWAVPALGRIPMQIGGFFGMAVGMALLLFAVVASDGASAHMGFIIAGFVLFNFSMNVGPNATTFILAPALFPTAVRASASGFAAGAAKVGATFGTFVAPQLQAAWGLDGVVALMTLVSLAGLVATAFFAHAVNEEGALEED, from the coding sequence GTGACGCCGGCGCGCGCGACGAGCCCAGCGTCGTTTTTCTCGGCGATCGATCAGGCGCCGATGACCTGGCGTCATTATGCGCTTTGGCTCGCCGCGAGCGGCGGGGCGTTTCTCGACGGCTTTTCGGTCGTCGCTCTCGGCCTGTCGCTGCCGCTGCTCAAGCATGAATTCTCGCTCTCGCCCCTGCTCATCGGGTTGATGGGCTCGGCCCTCGTGCTGGGGGCCGCGGCCAGCGCCTGGCTCGGCGGCGTCCTCGCCGACAGGTTCGGGCGCAAGCGCGTGCTGATGTTCGATATGGCGCTGATTGCTCTCGCCGCGGCGCTCGCCGCTTTCGCGCCGCATCCCTGGCTTCTCGTCCCCGCGCAGCTTCTGACCGGAATGGGGGTCGGCGCGGATTTTCCGACGAGCGCCTCCTATGTCTCGGAGATGATGCCGCGCGCGACGCGCAGCCGCATGACGGTGGCGACGATCGCCATGCAGTCGGTCGGGATGCTCGCCGCGGCGCTGGCCGGGATCGCGATCACGCGCATTGATCCCGAAACCAGCGACTGGCGCCTGCTGCTCGGCGCCGTCGGCGCGCTCGCCGTGGCTTTTCTTTTCGCCCGCATGTGGGCGCCCGAAAGCGTGCGCTGGCTGGCGGCGAAGGGGCGGATCGACGCGGCGCGGGCGCTTCTTGCGCAATTGAGCCGCGCGTTCCACGAAAAGCCGCCATCGACGTCCGCGCAGCACGCGTTGGCCGAGCGGCCGATCGTCCCGGCGCCGCCGTCGAAGTCGCACGGGGCCGGCCTGGGGACGCTCTTTGGCGCGCGCTTTCGGGCGCAGACGCTGCTCGTCTCCTTGCCCTGGATGCTGATGGACGTCGCCACCTATGGCGTCGGCCTGTTCACGCCAGTCATTCTCGGCGCGCTTCACTTCGGCGGCGCGGGGGCGGGGCCGATCGCCGCGGAATTCGCCGACGCCAAAGGGAGCGCCCTGGTCGATCTCTTCCTGCTCGTCGGCTTTCTCGTCAGCCTGTGGGCTGTGCCGGCGCTCGGACGCATTCCCATGCAGATCGGCGGCTTCTTCGGCATGGCGGTCGGCATGGCGCTGCTGCTCTTCGCGGTCGTCGCGAGCGACGGCGCCAGCGCCCATATGGGTTTCATCATCGCCGGCTTCGTCCTGTTCAACTTCTCCATGAACGTCGGGCCCAATGCGACGACCTTCATCCTCGCCCCGGCGCTTTTTCCAACCGCCGTTCGCGCCTCGGCGAGCGGCTTCGCGGCCGGCGCCGCGAAGGTCGGCGCGACCTTTGGAACCTTTGTCGCGCCGCAACTGCAGGCGGCCTGGGGCCTCGACGGCGTCGTGGCCCTGATGACGCTCGTCAGCCTCGCCGGCCTCGTCGCGACAGCCTTCTTCGCGCATGCCGTGAACGAGGAGGGCGCGCTGGAGGAAGATTAG
- a CDS encoding plasma-membrane proton-efflux P-type ATPase: protein MDARVDLSKSPIPEVLAALSTDPLKGLDAKTAADRLAHFGPNALEEKKTSEWVLFFRYFWGPIPWMIEAAAIMALVVRDWGDFTIILALLVFNAVLGFFEEHQASNALQALKNALALKAEALRDGVWSEIDATDIVPGDIVRVRLGDVVPADARIVSGDYLSVDQAALTGESLPVSKKPGDILYSGSIAKQGEIQAVVTETGARTFFGRTASLVQSAGATSHFQAAVMRIGDFLIAAAGVLAVILVAVQLSRGADVLRLAEFVLILLVASVPVAMPAVLSVTMALGAKLLAREKAIVSRLESIEEMAGMDILCSDKTGTLTQNKLTLGEVSPWKGADPKEALLVASLASKAEDRDPIDLAVLAGLHDDASLKAYTQSAYQPFDPVTKRTEATAKGPDGATFKAAKGAPQVIMALAKLEGADLDAANKAVDAYAAKGFRTLGVARTDASGAWRFLGFIPLYDPPRADSKETIARAEAYGVRVKMVTGDDVAIAQQIAGDLGLGTRIQPATQLFEGGVAKGDIPADIAERIEAADGFARVFPEHKYAIVKALQEQGHIVGMTGDGVNDAPALKQADIGVAVSGATDAARAAAALILTAPGLSTIIRGIEEARRIFERMMSYTLYRIAMTLDIMVFIVLATIVYGFFPLTPVMIIMLALLDDIPIMAIAFDRAKVPSRPVRWRMDRVLVVSSVLGALAVLQSFGLLVLGQNVLHLDAPHLQTILFLQLVVGGHLMLFVTRAKGPFWAPPFPGTALFWAIVATQIVAALLCAYGVLVPALPWALIGLVWAYNLVWMFVQDLAKLAIYHELDARVTKATPFLARLTEPLGATARRPAAVSPAAPAPSRRAADHVATVLGLAAVAALLWAAHMATQNAASPVANEAPAASAPAAPAADPAEDTAPPAPAPSAAPPAPAKTSAQLGVLPTEARAKSRWRQLQKRAPGVIGAHQPTILRKEKDGQTAWFVEIADFKDRLEAAAFCEALRARGAECALVGE, encoded by the coding sequence ATGGATGCGCGCGTCGATTTGTCGAAATCCCCCATCCCCGAGGTTCTCGCGGCGCTGTCGACCGATCCGCTGAAGGGTCTCGACGCCAAGACGGCCGCCGATCGGCTGGCGCATTTCGGGCCGAATGCGCTGGAAGAGAAGAAGACCAGCGAATGGGTGCTCTTCTTCCGCTACTTCTGGGGCCCGATCCCCTGGATGATCGAAGCGGCCGCGATCATGGCGCTGGTCGTGCGCGACTGGGGCGATTTCACCATCATCCTCGCCTTGCTCGTCTTCAACGCGGTGCTCGGCTTCTTTGAAGAGCATCAGGCGTCGAACGCGCTTCAGGCGTTGAAAAACGCGCTGGCGCTCAAAGCCGAGGCGCTGCGCGACGGCGTCTGGAGCGAGATCGACGCGACGGACATCGTGCCGGGCGACATCGTCCGCGTGCGGCTGGGCGACGTCGTGCCCGCCGACGCGCGAATCGTTTCGGGCGATTATCTCAGCGTCGATCAGGCGGCGCTCACGGGCGAGTCGCTTCCCGTCTCCAAGAAGCCGGGCGACATTCTCTATTCGGGCTCGATCGCCAAGCAGGGCGAGATTCAGGCCGTGGTGACCGAGACCGGCGCGCGCACCTTTTTCGGCCGCACCGCCTCTCTCGTGCAGAGCGCCGGCGCGACCTCGCATTTCCAGGCCGCTGTGATGCGCATCGGCGATTTCCTCATCGCCGCGGCCGGCGTTCTCGCCGTGATCCTCGTCGCGGTGCAATTGTCGCGCGGCGCCGATGTGCTGCGTCTCGCGGAATTCGTGCTGATCCTGCTCGTCGCCTCGGTTCCCGTCGCCATGCCGGCGGTGCTTTCCGTCACCATGGCGCTCGGCGCGAAACTGCTGGCGCGCGAAAAGGCCATCGTCTCGCGCCTCGAGTCGATCGAGGAAATGGCGGGGATGGATATCCTCTGCTCGGACAAGACCGGGACTCTCACGCAAAACAAATTGACGCTCGGCGAGGTCAGCCCCTGGAAAGGGGCCGATCCCAAGGAGGCGCTGCTCGTCGCCTCGCTCGCCTCCAAGGCGGAGGACCGCGACCCGATCGATCTCGCCGTGCTCGCCGGCCTGCACGACGACGCGTCGCTGAAAGCCTATACGCAGTCGGCCTATCAGCCGTTCGATCCGGTGACCAAGCGCACCGAGGCGACGGCGAAGGGGCCGGACGGCGCGACGTTCAAAGCCGCCAAGGGCGCGCCGCAGGTCATCATGGCGCTCGCCAAACTCGAAGGCGCCGATCTCGACGCGGCGAACAAGGCCGTCGACGCTTACGCCGCCAAGGGCTTCCGCACATTGGGCGTGGCGCGCACGGACGCGAGCGGCGCCTGGCGCTTTCTGGGCTTCATTCCGCTCTATGATCCGCCGCGCGCCGATTCCAAGGAAACAATCGCGCGGGCGGAAGCCTATGGCGTTCGCGTCAAGATGGTCACGGGCGACGACGTCGCCATCGCCCAGCAGATCGCCGGCGATCTCGGCCTCGGCACGCGCATCCAGCCGGCGACCCAGCTCTTCGAGGGCGGGGTGGCGAAGGGCGACATTCCAGCCGACATTGCTGAGCGCATCGAGGCGGCGGACGGCTTCGCCCGCGTCTTTCCCGAACATAAATATGCGATCGTGAAGGCGTTGCAGGAGCAGGGCCACATCGTCGGCATGACGGGCGACGGCGTCAACGACGCGCCGGCGCTCAAACAGGCCGACATCGGCGTCGCCGTCTCGGGCGCGACCGACGCGGCGCGCGCCGCCGCCGCGCTCATTCTCACCGCGCCCGGCCTCTCCACGATCATCCGCGGCATCGAGGAAGCGCGGCGCATCTTCGAGCGCATGATGAGCTATACGCTCTATCGCATCGCCATGACGCTCGACATCATGGTGTTCATCGTGCTGGCGACGATCGTCTATGGTTTCTTCCCGCTGACGCCGGTGATGATCATCATGCTGGCGCTGCTCGACGACATTCCGATCATGGCCATCGCCTTCGACCGGGCGAAGGTGCCGAGCCGTCCGGTGCGCTGGCGGATGGACCGCGTGCTCGTCGTCTCCTCGGTGCTCGGCGCCCTCGCCGTCCTTCAAAGCTTCGGGCTTCTCGTCCTCGGCCAGAACGTGCTGCATCTCGACGCGCCGCATCTCCAGACGATCCTGTTTTTGCAGCTCGTCGTCGGCGGTCATCTGATGCTGTTCGTGACGCGCGCCAAGGGCCCGTTCTGGGCGCCGCCCTTCCCGGGAACGGCGCTGTTCTGGGCCATTGTCGCGACGCAGATCGTCGCGGCGCTGCTCTGCGCCTATGGCGTGCTCGTGCCGGCGCTGCCGTGGGCGCTCATCGGCCTCGTCTGGGCCTACAACCTCGTCTGGATGTTCGTTCAGGATCTCGCCAAGCTCGCGATCTATCACGAGCTCGACGCGCGCGTGACCAAAGCGACGCCGTTCCTGGCGCGGCTGACCGAGCCGCTGGGCGCGACCGCGCGCCGACCGGCGGCCGTGTCGCCCGCGGCGCCTGCGCCGTCCCGGCGCGCCGCCGATCATGTGGCGACGGTCCTGGGCCTCGCCGCCGTCGCGGCGCTCCTTTGGGCCGCCCACATGGCCACGCAGAACGCCGCTTCCCCGGTCGCGAACGAGGCGCCGGCTGCGTCCGCGCCTGCGGCGCCTGCGGCGGACCCTGCCGAGGACACGGCGCCCCCCGCGCCGGCGCCCTCCGCCGCGCCGCCCGCGCCGGCGAAGACCTCGGCGCAATTGGGCGTTCTCCCCACGGAGGCGCGCGCGAAAAGCAGATGGCGTCAATTGCAAAAGCGCGCGCCGGGCGTGATCGGCGCGCATCAGCCGACGATCCTGCGCAAGGAGAAAGACGGACAGACCGCCTGGTTCGTCGAGATCGCCGACTTCAAGGACCGGCTCGAAGCCGCCGCATTCTGCGAGGCCCTTCGCGCCAGGGGCGCGGAATGCGCGCTCGTCGGCGAGTGA
- a CDS encoding DUF1403 family protein gives MYVLDSLPARDPPAAVDAPHRRAARARRGAEPAAGKGASIPPLPHWARRSGADRDAASFFAGAALALFDQILRGAYGAEASSGANDAAEPAFAGCLRQRLALRAAESCATLSRLREDALALRDAEHLAMGGQISPAGRLHRLFRLCAAPPVAGLDAATLARAGAALGLPEIDSAGAARALQGCAADAPEPLAAAAQASAAALKLCAGASALDAEIFALFVADLVLARRLDWARPVPLLAAVVAHPALRRGAGGRRPRPLDDDWPAAVAQGYGLALLDAHALAADLARRAQKLLAVAPALRAKGARRVVDLLLADDAVTPAAAAARAGLSDRAARRLFDRLVALEAVRELTGRDSFRIYGL, from the coding sequence GTGTACGTCCTTGATTCGCTCCCCGCGCGCGACCCGCCCGCCGCTGTCGACGCGCCTCACCGGCGCGCCGCCCGCGCCCGCCGAGGGGCGGAGCCGGCGGCTGGGAAGGGCGCATCCATTCCCCCGCTCCCGCATTGGGCGCGGCGTTCCGGCGCGGATCGCGACGCGGCGTCGTTTTTCGCCGGCGCGGCCCTCGCCCTCTTCGATCAGATCCTGCGCGGCGCCTACGGGGCCGAAGCGTCGAGCGGCGCAAACGACGCCGCCGAGCCCGCCTTCGCGGGCTGCCTGCGCCAGCGCCTGGCGCTGCGCGCCGCCGAGAGCTGCGCGACGCTGTCGCGATTGCGCGAGGACGCGCTGGCCCTGCGCGACGCCGAGCATCTGGCGATGGGCGGCCAGATCAGCCCGGCGGGGCGCCTGCATCGGCTGTTTCGGCTCTGTGCGGCCCCTCCCGTCGCAGGGCTCGACGCGGCGACGCTGGCGCGGGCGGGCGCGGCGCTCGGCCTGCCGGAGATCGACTCAGCCGGCGCCGCCAGGGCCTTGCAGGGCTGCGCGGCCGATGCGCCCGAGCCGCTCGCCGCCGCCGCCCAGGCCAGCGCCGCCGCCCTGAAGCTTTGCGCGGGCGCCTCGGCGCTCGACGCGGAAATCTTCGCGCTCTTCGTCGCCGATCTCGTTTTGGCGCGCCGTCTCGACTGGGCGCGCCCCGTCCCCTTGCTCGCCGCCGTCGTCGCCCATCCCGCGCTCCGGCGCGGGGCAGGGGGCCGGCGCCCGCGACCCTTGGACGATGATTGGCCGGCGGCCGTCGCGCAGGGTTACGGCCTCGCGCTTCTCGACGCCCATGCGCTTGCCGCCGATCTGGCGCGGCGGGCGCAAAAGCTTCTCGCCGTCGCGCCGGCGTTGCGGGCGAAGGGCGCGCGCCGCGTCGTCGACCTGCTGCTGGCCGACGACGCCGTCACGCCCGCGGCCGCCGCGGCCCGCGCTGGCCTCTCCGATCGCGCCGCCCGGCGCCTCTTCGACCGGCTCGTCGCGCTCGAAGCCGTGCGCGAACTCACCGGCCGCGACAGCTTCAGGATTTACGGCCTATGA